ACCCTACCCTTGATTTTTGCTATCTTATTCCTTTTCTCATTGTCCTTACCAACATACACCCGTTCGCCTATGTTGAAAGTCGCGTCTTTTTTTGGTATAAGCTCAAGAAGAGTGAACTGGTTCTCACCTATACCATAAACAACAGGGTACCTTTTATGTGGGGGTACATCGCTTCGTCCTTTCGGCAGATAATCTAAAACATAAACATAATCCTCCACGTCTACAACCCCCAAATTTTATTCTTCAACATTATATTTTTTTACAATCTCCAAAATCTTTTTTATATTACTCTCACTAAGCGAGATCCTCTCTTTAGCAAAAATAGCCTTAACATCATCCTCATTATCTGGTAAAAGATCAGCAATTTTTACAACATGAAACTCCTCAAGAGATTTCAGTTCCCTAAGCTCCTTCATCATATCCTCTGTTTTCTTGATAGAAAGCTTAGCAAACCTCTGAGCATGCTCCAAAGCATTTTTCTGCTCATACAAAAGCTCTTTACGATCCTTGCTAACCTTCTTTAGAATATTCTTAACTTCAGCAAGAGGAACATACCTTATAAGCTTATCATCACCCACTGTTACACTCTCCTCAGATGCTCAGGTCTAACAATAAGAGTCTTATGTTTACTACCAACATAAATTCCCACGAGATAAGCATCACCCTGCTTACCCTCAACCTTACCAGTATAACCCTGGAAACGAGGATGAGGCATACCCTTATGAACAGAGGAATCTATAACCACGCTAACAGGGGTTCCTTCTTCAAACTCCTGTAACGCCCTTGTAATAGACGTAAGACCTCTATACCTAGGTTTCTTCCTCAATATCTGCCTACTTTTACTTCTTCTACCTTTTGACCTCTTAACCATCTCAGCTTATTCCCCCTTGATCTCTATCACATCTAACTCCAACACTTTACAGGGAACACCTATCATCTCGCTTATACTAGGCCTAGTTCTTCCATCATCACCAGATATCAGTTCCTTTATGTAAGTCCCTGACTCTGCTTCCACCATCAAAGTAGCTATAGTATCATCTACCGATTCAACACTGCAGCTATACACATATTTTTCTCTAACCGTGTTAGCTCGCCTATGAGCTACTCGCAACGGCGTAAACTGCCTAATAGTTGCACCCTGTAATGACCCAACTGCCTTTTTAAGGTTTTCTGTATTTAAAGGTTGTTCACTTTTGAAAACAACACGATAAACCTTTCTAAACTCTCCATTCTTTATTCTAGCAACCTCATCACCATCAGAAAAACGCAAACCACTAACCTCAACCTCGCCCCTGTTAGAAACATTAATCTGTTTTTCAATAGAAAACAAATCTATATCCCTAATCATTGGGTTAATTATCTCCAAAACAAAAGGACGACCGTTACCAAGCATCCTAACATCAATATCCTCCCTACCAGCACCATGAAAAGACTCACCGGTTCCACCTGTTTTCTCCAAAAAAGGTTTCGCTATAGCCTCCTCAATACTTTTCTCATACATCTTACCAGTGTAACCACATCTTCTACAACCCTTACCCCTACAAACCCTACATAACCACCTAGTCTGAGGCGTATCACGCCTATATTTCTTGTAACGCCCATAAACATAAAGAGAGCTAACCTGCAGAGTTACAACATCAAAAACAGTATCAACAACAGCCATTATAGTAGGCCTCTCAAAATCCACAGTTTTACCAAGCCTACTCTCCAATATCTTACCAACCTCACGGTTAACCTCCATCTTAATAGGCTCAGAAAAAGCAGACCCAGCAAAACTATACAACTCCTGCTCCCTACCAACAATCTCCTCATCTATCTTAGAACCAACAAGAAAAGTCTCAAACTCATAACCTTTTAAAGAATCATGTATCAGATCAGCAAAATGAGGTATCTCATTCATCAAACCAGAACAAAGCCAACATTCCTCTACGCTGGTTTCACCATGATGCTTCAATAACTTTCTTATATCTTCCCCGCGTTCTCTATTTGTTTTACCATACCCAATTTTAGCAAAAACCCTACCAAGGCAATGATCACATAGACTGTATCTTGAAAGTATTTTATCAGCAAGCCCGATGATCTCTTTATCTTCTAAACCTTTGGTCATCTGATGAAGGCTAATAAAAAATAACTTTTAAACATTCGTATAAAAAAGAACTACAACCACAACTTATAGATAACAACAATCAAGATAATCAAGGGTATAATAAACAAAAACGGTATGTTTACAACACCCACACCATATGGTATTGACAAAACAAAGATTAAGGCAACAAAAAATGTTATAACATCCCTGTATTTCATTATATTACACCACTGCCTCTAAATGACATATTTAACTAACCTTATAAGTATTTTAGCAAATTTTTTAATTAGCATAGACATACACCGTAAAATCTTGGAGGCAACAATTACATGGTAGATGTATCACCATTTAAAGGGATCACATACAATAGTGAGAAGATAAAAAACCTTGATAAAGTAATGTCACCACCATATGACATTATATCTGAGGAAATGCAGAATAAGTTATACGACAGCCATCCCAACAACTTTGTTAGGCTTATCCTAGGTAAACAATTTCCAGATGACAATGATGAAAACAACAGATACACAAGGGCAAAGAAACTTTTTGATGAATGGCAGAAACAAGGCATATTCAAACAATCAGAAAAAACAGCGTTCTACCCATATAAAATCGATTACAAACTAAAAAACCAGAAAAAAACCATGAACGGTTTTTTTGTTTTACTAAAAATTGACCCAGAATACAAAACTGTGAAGGCCCATGAAAAAACATTGGCTAAACCAAAGGCAGACCGTTTAAACCTGATGCGTGCATGTGAAGCAAACCTTGAACCAATAGAGTTACTCTACATAGATAAAGAAGATAAAATTAGAAAAAACATTGACAAAGCCATCGATAAACCTATTATAAAAGTTAAGGGCTATGATGGTTTCACACATACATTATGGGAGTTAAATGACGAAAAAGTAATCAATGAGATAGTCAAGGAACTGAAAAACAAGGAACTGTACATTGCTGATGGACATCATCGGTATCAGACATCAATTAATTTTGCTCAGGAGAAAAAAGAAAAAACAGGTGTTACCGATCCTGATGCACCTTTTAACTATATAATGGTGATAATA
This DNA window, taken from Candidatus Thermoplasmatota archaeon, encodes the following:
- a CDS encoding RNA polymerase Rpb4 family protein, translated to MGDDKLIRYVPLAEVKNILKKVSKDRKELLYEQKNALEHAQRFAKLSIKKTEDMMKELRELKSLEEFHVVKIADLLPDNEDDVKAIFAKERISLSESNIKKILEIVKKYNVEE
- a CDS encoding tRNA pseudouridine(54/55) synthase Pus10, which produces MTKGLEDKEIIGLADKILSRYSLCDHCLGRVFAKIGYGKTNRERGEDIRKLLKHHGETSVEECWLCSGLMNEIPHFADLIHDSLKGYEFETFLVGSKIDEEIVGREQELYSFAGSAFSEPIKMEVNREVGKILESRLGKTVDFERPTIMAVVDTVFDVVTLQVSSLYVYGRYKKYRRDTPQTRWLCRVCRGKGCRRCGYTGKMYEKSIEEAIAKPFLEKTGGTGESFHGAGREDIDVRMLGNGRPFVLEIINPMIRDIDLFSIEKQINVSNRGEVEVSGLRFSDGDEVARIKNGEFRKVYRVVFKSEQPLNTENLKKAVGSLQGATIRQFTPLRVAHRRANTVREKYVYSCSVESVDDTIATLMVEAESGTYIKELISGDDGRTRPSISEMIGVPCKVLELDVIEIKGE
- a CDS encoding DUF1015 domain-containing protein, which encodes MVDVSPFKGITYNSEKIKNLDKVMSPPYDIISEEMQNKLYDSHPNNFVRLILGKQFPDDNDENNRYTRAKKLFDEWQKQGIFKQSEKTAFYPYKIDYKLKNQKKTMNGFFVLLKIDPEYKTVKAHEKTLAKPKADRLNLMRACEANLEPIELLYIDKEDKIRKNIDKAIDKPIIKVKGYDGFTHTLWELNDEKVINEIVKELKNKELYIADGHHRYQTSINFAQEKKEKTGVTDPDAPFNYIMVIIANIFDPGLSILPTHRLVKMPNFRIGEFLEKMRKHFDIEEKTVKGDDAGLIGKQIMKDIETKTGHKFALYHKKKYYVLTLKDEKIMDVLASDHSKTWRTLDVSILHKLILEQGLGINDKNIEDHVKYTRVDGEAVKFVDEGRFDVSFLINATKIEELKAIAEAGEHMPQKSTYFLPKMLSGLVLYKM
- a CDS encoding 50S ribosomal protein L21e; this encodes MVKRSKGRRSKSRQILRKKPRYRGLTSITRALQEFEEGTPVSVVIDSSVHKGMPHPRFQGYTGKVEGKQGDAYLVGIYVGSKHKTLIVRPEHLRRV